TAGGGCCCTTTTTTGAGGTGGTATTCCTCCTGAGGGAGAAGCGTAGCACGGAGTAATCCGTGCATAATGGGTTCGGTCATTAATGTCAAAGCGACACACCCAGGTTTTATCTGGTCTTTTTTTCAAGTGAGGAATTATATATAGCGTGTTCATACAGTGTGATAAGTGCTAACAATTAGCACGGGGGACAAACGCAAAATGACGTTCTTCGGACTCACGAACCTGTGGATTATCGGATCCTACATCGGCTGTTTCCTCACGGTCATAGCCTGCTGCTACATAGGATTCAAAGCGAAAAACCTGAACGACGACGAGAGTGATGAATGATGGCAGACGGAGTTTCCATCCCCATCTTCACCGTAATGCTCGTAATCTTTGCTGCAGTCACCATCTTCCTGGGTCTGTACGGTTATAGGAACACCAAGAACAACTCCGAGTTCCTCCTGGGACGCAATAAGACCAATCCCCTGATCATAGGTCTCTCCTACGGAGCCACCTTCCTCTCGGCCTCCGCTGTCATCGGTTTCGGCGGACAGGCGGCCACCCACGGTCTCACCCTGATGTGGCTGTGCTTCCTCAATCTCTTCGTGGGATTGTTCGTGGCATTCCTGGTATTCGGCCCCCGTACCAGGAAGGTCGGCAACAGGCTGAAGGCCGCCACCTTCTCCGATCTCCTCGGAAAGATGTACCATTCCAAGGGCATCCGCGGATTCACCGCCCTCCTCATCATTATCATGATGCCCATCTACTGCGCCGCAGTGCTCAAGGGAGGAGTCAACTCCGTCGCCGTCCTCACCGGACTCACCGATTACTACGACGCGATCCTGATCATCCTCGCCGTCATCGTCGGTCTATACGTCGTATACGGAGGAATCATCGCCGTCATGTACAACGACGCCCTCCAGGCAGGAATCATGTTCGCAGGAATGGTCGTCATCCTCGTCATCACCTTCACCACCCTCGGCGGAGTCACTCCCGCCTTCGAGTCGCTGGCCG
The sequence above is a segment of the methanogenic archaeon ISO4-H5 genome. Coding sequences within it:
- a CDS encoding transmembrane protein, with product MLTISTGDKRKMTFFGLTNLWIIGSYIGCFLTVIACCYIGFKAKNLNDDESDE